ATTGGCCATCTTCCCCTTGCAGTATTCCCGGAGCTCCTCCTCCGTGACCTCCTGGCCCGGCATGGGCATGACAAAAGCCCAGCCGACCTCCTGGTAGATCTCGTCGGGCACGCCGATGACGGCGGAGAAGA
This genomic window from Syntrophales bacterium contains:
- a CDS encoding fatty acid--CoA ligase, encoding FSAVIGVPDEIYQEVGWAFVMPMPGQEVTEEELREYCKGKMANYKVPKKFIIRPLLPLLANGKVSKLALKDEIREMMKEK